A window of Acropora muricata isolate sample 2 chromosome 3, ASM3666990v1, whole genome shotgun sequence contains these coding sequences:
- the LOC136911329 gene encoding uncharacterized protein produces MVFIKVVIHNHAVIWELNCLLNTWLLQKEPYMFLNIALRAQTPYARQEEGKKTRFSVENDLTKLLEQSQSNATKRNTKWVVKLFQDWCQERNIITPLLKMNTRELDQNLARFYVKARTKKGEEYSRSALLSFRNSIERHLNNNGVTVKLSKNQVFQNSNKILDTKLRINRRAGKENIQHKPVIVPSDLAKIRASPFLSMTTPAGLLRRTWFYVSLYWRGREGQRDLRRDSFKFTRDASGREYAVMTHEEATKNHPGGEKSKSSAERETRLYSTGEDDDAFASLKGFVSKLNPSCSAFFQHPKQSVNPEDAVWYENRPLGVNKLGEMMKTISVGAKLSQLYTNHSVRASAITLLSDANVPDRHIMFISGHSSEQSIAHYSSRPSVSQLENVSDTISNALENQQPQSTQISTVTTAPLIQSSNRMASNVSMSTATASFPSGFFNSCNIQGNVQVFFGLQTPSDDKK; encoded by the exons ATGGTATTCATCAAGGTAGTCATACATAACCATGCTGTTATTTGGGAATTGAATTGCCTCTTGAATACCTGGTTGCTTCAGAAGGAACCTTATATGTTTCTCAACATTG CACTGCGGGCGCAAACACCGTATGCAAGGCAGgaggaagggaaaaaaacacGTTTCTCTGTTGAAAACGACTTGACAAAACTACTTGAGCAGTCGCAGTCGAACGCGACTAAACGAAACACAAAATGGGTAGTGAAATTATTTCAAG ATTGGTGTCAGGAAAGAAATATCATAACACCGCTTCTTAAAATGAACACTAGGGAATTGGACCAAAACCTGGCAAGATTTTATGTAAAAGCCAGAACAAAAAAGGGCGAAGAGTACAGTCGTTCAGCTCTTCTCAGCTTTCGCAATTCCATTGAACGACACCTAAACAACAACGGTGTTACAGTGAaattatcaaaaaaccaagtgtttcaaaacagcaacaaaattcttGACACAAAGCTCAGAATCAACCGCCGCGCtggcaaagaaaatattcaACATAAGCCAGTTATTGTACCATCAGACCTTGCCAAAATTCGAGCTAGCCCGTTCCTCAGTATGACAACTCCAGCTGGACTGCTGCGAAGAACGTGGTTCTACGTTTCGCTTTACTG GCGTGGAAGAGAAGGCCAACGAGATCTTCGCCGCGACAGTTTTAAGTTTACTCGCGATGCCAGTGGCCGCGAGTACGCAGTGATGACCCACGAAGAAGCCACAAAAAATCATCCTGGTGGTGAAAAGAGTAAGTCCTCAGCAGAACGAGAAACAAGACTTTACAGTACTGGAGAAGATGATGACGCATTTGCCAGTCTGAAAGGTTTTGTGTCCAAATTAAATCCATCATGTTCAGCGTTTTTCCAACATCCAAAGCAAAGTGTGAATCCTGAAGACGCCGTTTGGTACGAAAACAGACCACTAGGTGTCAACAAGTTAGGCGAAATGATGAAAACTATATCTGTTGGAGCGAAGCTCTCTCAGTTATACACCAACCATTCCGTTCGGGCGTCTGCCATAACTTTGCTCTCTGACGCGAATGTTCCAGACCGTCACATCATGTTCATTTCAGGGCACAGCAGCGAGCAAAGCATAGCTCACTACAGCTCACGGCCGTCTGTATCGCAGCTGGAAAATGTCTCCGACACCATCTCAAATGCACTTGAGAATCAGCAACCACAGAGCACACAAATTTCCACCGTCACTACTGCTCCACTCATCCAAAGCTCGAACCGAATGGCCTCCAACGTTTCGATGTCGACCGCAACCGCAAGTTTTCCTAGTGGCTTTTTTAACTCCTGTAATATTCAGGGCAACGTCCAGGTGTTTTTCGGCTTACAGACCCCCTCCGATGACAAAAAGTGA